The window GAATAATATCGGGGTGGTCGCCAATGGTCGGCTAACTGTTGGTCTGGAAAAGTTCGAAGGCTACTCTCCAAAGGAAATCACAGCGCATACTGATGTTGTGAGCGAATCGTTGTCTCACGATGAGGGTGAAGAGGGGAGAGTGTTGTCAATTTCATCAAAAATATTAAACAAAACTGCATACCAATACGAATCTATTGAGAACGTTTTCAGGACGTTTTCCAGCTATAAACAGCGATATATCGAAGATGATTATGCGAACGCGATGCAGACAGGTAATCAATTCACAACGTATCTTTCAGAAGTAACTGAACGTTCTAATATTATAACTGAAAACCTCGCTTCGTTGAATGAGGCGGGCCACGAAACTCCTGTGGACGGATTTTCCATTCAGAGATGGGCACACGAACAGGGCGCGATTCTTGAATCGACTGAGCCGATGACGCCCCTCGGAATTGGTTTCGTACGCCACGCGAACGGGATGCGCACCCTACAGCGTGCTGCCGGAAATAAGCGTGATGGCCAGTATCAAAACGCGATTAAGCAGGCCAGTGAGGCACAAGACTCGTTTAAAATAGCCGAAGAGAAGTTTTCTGAGTCGCTGGATCTCGGCATTGAGTACCGTCGGACGCTTGTTGGAGAATTTGCTTGTTTATCTCGCGGCTTCTTAAATTCGACCGAGCTAGTGATTGAATCTCTTGAAGCGTACGCCGACGGTGAGGAGAGTATGGGTGACGATTTGTGGAAGCAGGCTATATCCCACATAAACAAAGTGAATGACACGTGTCTTGCAGGTTCACAGTCCACTTAGGAGTTTTAACTACCAGCCTATGAGCTATATGCCTATATACAGTATATCTCGACAAGAGGAGATGAATTACCTGTAATCTCTAATAGATTAGGCACCAATATACTCCTCGTTGAACACCCATTCTCCGTCGTCGTCCTGCACCATGTATTCGCCGTAGTAGGGTACCCGTTCATCAACGGTATCGCGAAAGGCTTCCCGAATCTCGGGTTTCGTCATCTCACCCATACTTTTCAGGTCGTCGTTCCGGTTCAGACAACCCTTGAGGTATCCTTCGTGCGTCACGCGTACGCGGTGGCAGTTCGCACAGAAATCAGCGTTGCCGACGGGGTCGACGATTTCGACCATGCCGGTCGCCGTCTCCTCGCTGTCGTCGGGGCTGACCCAGTAGCGGTTCCGGCCGTGCATCTCGCGCTGCTCGATGCGGTCGGCCTGGTCTGCAAGCCAGCCGTGGACGCGTTCGATGTCGACGGCCCATTCGGGGCGGCCCGCAAGTTCGGGCATGTACTCGATGAGTTGGAGTTGGAGGCCGTCGTTTTCGGCGACGTGGTCGACCATTTCCGGGACGTAACCGGCGGTTTTCTCGAAGACGACCATGTTGAGTTTCACGGGGTCGAGTCCGGCATCGAGGGCGGCGTCGATGCCTTCCATGACGTCGTCGTAGGCGGCGCTTTTGGTGACCTCGCGGAAGGCCTTGGGTGAGAGGGCGTCCTGAGAGATGTTGACGCGTTCCAGGCCGGCATCGACGAGGGCGTCGGCGCGGTCGGGGAGGAAGGTGCCGTTGGTGGTCAGGGAGGTTTCCATTGAGTCGGGCGTCCGACGGACGATTTCTTCGAGGTCGTCGCGGAGCATGGGTTCGCCGCCGGTGAATTTCACCGAGTCGACGTCGAACTCCGCGGCGACTTCGAGAAAGCGGACGACGTCGTCGGTCGGCATTTCGTCGTCGGCGGGTTCCATCGGCCCACGGGTGTCGCCGAGGCCCTCGTTGTGGCAGTAGACGCAGTCGAAGTTGCATCTATCCGTAAGCGAGATGCGGACCCCAGTAACCTCACGGCCGAAGCCGTCCTCGAGCATAGGTGAGGGTTCGCGTACAGTTGCTTAAAATCGACGCCACGCTGGGGGGTTCCGTAACCGCTTGTGGTTACCCACACGGAGTGATGGCTTCACAACCCTTATCGGCACTTCACGGCCTATCAGTAGGCATGGACGAAGACGAGATTCTCGACCGGCTGTCGACGGTCGAGGACCCGGAACTCGGCGACGACATCGTCTCGCTCGGGCTGGTCAACGACGTGCGTATCGACGGCGATACGATACACATCGACCTCGCGTTGGGAGCGCCGTACTCGCCGACGGAGACGGAGATTGCGGGGGCCGTCCGTGAGGCGTTGGCCGATACAGGCCTCGAAATCGACCTCTCGGCGAGCATCGACACGGGCCTGAGTTCCGACGAGCAGGTCCTGCCGGGCGTCGAGAACGTCATCGCCGTCGCCTCCGGGAAAGGCGGCGTCGGGAAGTCGACGGTCGCGGTGAACCTCGCGGCGGGCCTCTCACAGATGGGCGCACGCGTTGGACTGTTCGACGCCGACATCTACGGGCCGAACGTTCCGCGGATGGTCGACGCCGACCAGCGGCCGAAGGCCACCCACGACGAGACCATCGTCCCGCCGGAGAAGTTCGGCATGAAACTGATGAGCATGGACTTCCTCGTCGGCGAGGACGACCCGGTCATCTGGCGTGGGCCGATGGTCCACAAGGTTCTGACCCAACTGTGGGAGGACGTCGAATGGGGCTCGCTGGACTACATGATCGTCGACCTGCCGCCGGGAACGGGCGACACGCAGTTGACGCTGCTGCAGTCCGTCCCGGTGTCGGGCGCCGTCATCGTGACGACGCCGCAGGAGGTTGCGCTTGACGACGCGCGTAAGGGGCTTCGTATGTTCGGCAAGCACGACACGCCGGTCCTCGGTATCGTCGAGAACATGTCCGGGTTCATCTGTCCGGATTGTGGCTCCGAACACGACATATTCGGCAAGGGTGGCGGCGAGGAGTTCGCCGAGGACGTCGATATGCCGTTCCTCGGTCGGATTCCACTGGACCCCTCCGTCCGCGAGGGCGGCGACGAAGGCGGCCCCATCGTGCTGAACGACGAGGACGAGACGGGCGAGGCGTTCCGCAACGTGGCGCGGGAAACGTCCCGGATGCAGGGTATCGTCCGTCGCCGGAAAATCGGCGACAACCGCTAACCTATGAGCGACAGCGATTCGTTCGCCGACGACCCCGAACGGGTGGCACTTCTCCGAGAGGTGGCCGAGGACATCCGCGGCCAGAGTTCCGAAAGCGAACAGCTCGCGGCGATGCTGTATCGCGTCTCGGACCTCTATGACGCCGACGAGGAGACGACGCCAGCGGAAATCTATCGGAACGTTCGGAACATCCTGGATATCAAGGAACGCGGCGGGCTGCCCGAACGGGACTGACCAATCAGCGCTCACGTCGATAGTGATTCTAGCGGATCGGGATTGTAGCGGTTACCGATAGGACGTGCTACGGGATGGGGCGGAGAAAACCCACGGAAGGCTGTGGGACGGCACGGCGCACGCGAGCGGGTCACACGAGGCCGGACTATCGTTGTGTTTAAGTACGGCGGTCGGGTAGCGAAGAACGCAATCGATGTAGGGGCCCCGGCCCCGAGTCCGAGAGGGCGAGGATACCCACACGCGAGTCGTGGTAGCCAAGCATGGCCCAAGGCGCAGGGTTGCTAACTCTGTGGCGCAAGCCTCCGGGGTTCAAATCCCCGCCACGACGCTAATCCAATCCCACATATGAGTGCAGAAGAACCCCAAGCGGACGAAGAAGACGAGGACCTTCAGTACTTCGTCCGTATCGGACAGACCGACCTCGACGGGACGCAGAGCGTCGAGCGGGCGTTGACCGACATGAACGGTATCGGTCGACGCGTCGCTCGCATTATCGCAGAAAAAGCCGACGTCGACCGCCGCGACACCATCGGCGCTCTCGACGAAGACAAGATCGACGAGATCGTCGAACTCGTGGAAGGCTACGCCGACGAAGTCCCCGAGTGGCTCACGAACCACCAGAACGACTTCTTCAGCGGCGAGACGACCCACGAAATCGGCAACGAACTCCAGATGACTCGACGGCAGGACATCAACCGCATGAAGATGATCGAGTCCTACCGCGGGATTCGACACAAGCGCGGACAGAAGGTCCGCGGCCAGCGGACGAAGTCCACCGGTCGTACCGAAGGTACCATCGGTGTCAACGTCGAGGCCATCAAGGAAGAACAGGCCGAAGAAGCAGCGGGTGAGGAAGAATAATGGCTCTCGGAAGCAACACGAAGTTCTACGAAACGCCGAACCACCCCTTCCAGGGTGAGCGTATCGCCGAAGAGGCCGACCTCGTCACCCAGTACGGCCTCAGCAACAAGGAAGAACTCTGGCGCGCCCAGTCCGAACTGCGCGACTACCGCCGTGAGGCCCGTCGCCTGCTCGGTGAGGCGCAGGGAGACGCCGAAGAAGCCGCCGAGGCCGGCAGCGATTTCCTCGCCCGCCTCAAGCGCATCGGCGTCCTCGATGAGGGCGACAGCCTCGACGACATCCTGTCGCTGGACGTGACCGACATCCTCGAGCGGCGACTCCAGACGGTCGCCTACCGCAAGGGCGTCGGCAACACGGCCAAGCAGGCACGCCAGTTCATCAACCACGGCCACGTCACCGTCGAGGGCGCACGCGTCACCGCGCCGTCCTACAAGGTCGACGTCGCCATCGAAGACGACATCGAGTTCGACGAGACCAGCCCGCTGGCCGACGAACTCCACCCCGAACGAGCGGAGGGTCAATAAATGGCAGACGACAACACCTGGGGCGTTGCACACGTTTACGCCTCCTTCAACAACACGATCATCACGGTAACGGACCTGACCGGCGCCGAGACGATTACGAAATCCTCCGGCGGGACGGTCGTGAAGCAGAACCGCGACGAGGCCTCGCCGTACGCCGCCATGCAGATGGCGGAAGTCGTCGCGGAGAAAGTACAGGACGCCGGCATCGACGGCGTTCACGTCCGCGTTCGCGGCCCCGGCGGCAACCAGCAGAGCAACCCCGGGCCGGGCGCGCAGGCGACGATTCGTGCGCTGGCCCGCGCCGGCCTCGAAATCGGTCGCATCGAGGACGTGACTCCGGTCCCGCACGACGGTACTCGCAGCCCGAAGAACGCAGGATTCTAACATGAGTGAAGAATTCGAGGTAGAGTTCATCGACCGCGACGAACGGAGCGCGCGCTTCCTCGTCCGGGGCGTTAGCCCCGCCTTCGCCAACGGCATCCGCCGGGCGATGGTTGCGGACGTGCCGACGCTCTCGATAGACACCGTCCGTGTCATCGAGAACTCGTCGGTCATGTTCGACGAGCAGATCGCGCTTCGTCTCGGCCTCATCCCGCTTTCGACGCCGGACGACTACGAGCCGGGTGACACCGTCACGCTGGCTATCGACGTCGAGGGCCCTGATACCGCGTACTCGGGCGACCTCGTCTCCAGCGACGACAAGGTCCAGCCGGCCGAGGAGAACGTCCCCATCATCGAACTCAAGGAAGGCCAGCGGCTCGAACTCGAAGCCGACGCCGAACTCGGCCTCGGGAAGGACCACGCCAAACATCAGGGCGGCGTGGCGGTCGGCTACCGACACCTCCAGCGTGTCAACGTGGTCGGCGAGAAAGGCGAGTTCGAGGACGAAGAGCCGGAAACCATTCGCGGCGTCATCGAAGAGGACGGCGAGTTGATTCCGACCGAGGAGTTCGACAACGACCTCACCCAGCGGTATCCGGGCAAGGAGGTCGAAATCGAGGACGTACCGAACGCCTTCGTCTTCGACGTCGAATCCGACGGCTCGCTGTCGGTCGAAGACCTCGTCCTGCAGGCCGTCGAGAGCATCGAGGTCCGCGCGGACGAACTCGAAGAAGCGGTTCAGCTGTAACAACGACGATGATTCCCCACACCCCAACCACGACGTACTCCCCGGCCACGAGCGGCGGCGCGACCGCGCGCTCGGCGGCCGGAACCACCACAGGACGGTGGACCGAAAGGGGCTTTAGTGGGGGCCAAGAACACACTATTGCGCGCAGGGATAGCCAAGTCAGGCCAACGGCGCAGCGTTCAGGGCGCTGTCCTGTAGAGGTCCGCAGGTTCAAATCCTGCTCCCTGCATCCACTTCTCAGGAGAGATAACCGATGAGTAGCAAAACGAACCCGAGGCTTTCTAGTCTCATCGCTGACCTGAAGTCGACCGCCCGCAACGGCGGCGGCGAGGTCTGGAACGATGTAGCCGAGCGCCTCGAAAAGCCCCGGAGCACGCACGCGGAGGTCAACCTGGGTCGTATCGAACGATACGCTCGGGAGGACGAAACCGTCATCGTGCCCGGCAAGGTGCTCGGGTCCGGTGCCCTTCGCAAGGAGGTCACCGTCGCAGCTGTCGACTTCTCGTCGACGGCCGAAACCAAGATCGATCAGGTAGGCGACGCAATCGAACTCGAACAGGCACTCGAAAACAACCCCGACGGCTCGAACGTGCGGGTGATCCGATGAGTTACGCGAAATTCGATGCGGACGTCGTCGTCGACGCCCGCGACTGTATCATGGGTCGTGTCGCCTCGCAGGTCGCACAGCGTACCCTCGACGGCGAAACCGTCGCCGTGGTCAACGCGGAAGACGCTGTCATCACGGGCCGTGAGGAAGACGTGATGGAGACCTACGAAACGCGCGCCAACGTCGGCTCGGACCGTGGGCCGAACTACCCCAAGCGTCCGGACCGTATCTTCAAGCGCGCTATTCGCGGCATGGTCCCTTACAAGGAGACCAAGGGCCGCGAGGCCTTCGAGAACGTCCGCGTCTACGTGGGCAACCCCTACGACGAAGCGGAAGTCCTCGAGGACACCTCGCTGGACCGTCTGTCGAACATCAAGTTCATCTCGCTGGGCGAAATCAGCGAGAACCTGGGTGCTAACGTAACATGGTAACCAACACGTCCGGCAAAAAGAAGACGGCTGTCGCACGCGCGACGGTGTCCGACGGCTCCGGCCGGGTGCGGATTAACTCCAAGCCCGTCGAGCTGGTCGACCCCGAGCAGGCGCAGCTGAAGATGCTCGAACCGTTCCGTATCGCCGACGAGGACCTCCGCGATGAGGTCGACGTCGACGTGAACGTCTCCGGAGGCGGCTTCTCCGGGCAGGCCGACGCCGTGCGAACGGCCATCGCTCGCGGGCTCGTCGAACACACCAACGACGCCGAGCTCCGCGATGCGTTCATGTCCTTCGACCGCTCGCTGCTGGTCAACGACGTGCGCCAGTCCGAACCGAAAAAATGGGGCGGCCCCGGCGCACGGGCACGCTACCAGAAGTCCTACCGCTAAGGTGATTCAGTCATGATGGTACCGGTCCGGTGTTTCACGTGCGGTAAAGTCGTCGGCGAGCACTGGGAGGAGTTCAAAGCTCGCGCCCGTGAGGGCGATGAGGACCCCGCAGAGGTGCTTGACGAGCTTGGCGTCGACCGCGCATGCTGTCGGCGGATGCTCGTTTCCCACAAAGACCTCGTCGACATCGTATCCCCCTACCAATGAGAGGCACGAACCGCTACGAGAAGGCACGCATCCTCGGGGCGCGAGCCCTGCAGGTGTCCTACGGAGCGCCGGTGCTCATCGAGACGGACCAGACGGAGCCGATCCTCGTCGCTGCCGAAGAGTACGACGCTGACGTCCTGCCGTTTACCGTCCGTCGAGGTGAGGAGTAGATGACGCTCATCACGGAGGTACGGCTCCGTCGCATCCTCGATAGCCGCGGCAATCCGACCGTGGAAGCCGAGGTCCGAACGGAAAGTGGCGGCTTCGGTCGTGGCGCCGCCCCTTCGGGCGCATCCACCGGCGAGTACGAGGCCATCGAGCGACCGGCCGAGGAGGCCATCGCCGCGGCCCGCGAACTCGCCGTCCCGCGTCTCGAAGGGCAGGTCTACGCCGGCGACCAGCGCGGCGTCGACCAGGCCCTCCGTGGTGCCGACGGCACCGAGGACTTCTCGGAAATCGGCGCCAATAGCGCGGTCGCCATCTCGATGGCCGCCGCAAAAGCCGCTGCCGACGTGCTCGGTGCACCGCTGTACCAGCACCTCGGCGGCGCGTTCCGCGGCCGTGACTTCCCGACTCCGCTCGGGAACGTCATCGGTGGCGGCGAACACGCCGCGGACGCCACGCACATTCAGGAGTTCCTCGCAGCGCCGGTTGGCGCTCCCTCCGTGGCCGACGCCGTCTTCGCCAACGCGGAGGTTCACGGCGAGGTCCACGATATCCTTACCGAGCGGGACCTTCCCGCTGGAAAGGGCGACGAAGGCGCATGGGCGCCGTCCATCGACGACGCCGAGGCCTTCGAAATCATGGAAGAGGCCGTCGACACCGTCGAGGACAAGGTCGGCTTCGATATCGCTTTCGGACTCGACGTCGCCGGCGCCGAACTGTACGACGCCGAGGAAGGCATC of the Natronomonas halophila genome contains:
- a CDS encoding 50S ribosomal protein L13, which gives rise to MSYAKFDADVVVDARDCIMGRVASQVAQRTLDGETVAVVNAEDAVITGREEDVMETYETRANVGSDRGPNYPKRPDRIFKRAIRGMVPYKETKGREAFENVRVYVGNPYDEAEVLEDTSLDRLSNIKFISLGEISENLGANVTW
- a CDS encoding DNA-directed RNA polymerase subunit D, translated to MSEEFEVEFIDRDERSARFLVRGVSPAFANGIRRAMVADVPTLSIDTVRVIENSSVMFDEQIALRLGLIPLSTPDDYEPGDTVTLAIDVEGPDTAYSGDLVSSDDKVQPAEENVPIIELKEGQRLELEADAELGLGKDHAKHQGGVAVGYRHLQRVNVVGEKGEFEDEEPETIRGVIEEDGELIPTEEFDNDLTQRYPGKEVEIEDVPNAFVFDVESDGSLSVEDLVLQAVESIEVRADELEEAVQL
- a CDS encoding 30S ribosomal protein S11 — protein: MADDNTWGVAHVYASFNNTIITVTDLTGAETITKSSGGTVVKQNRDEASPYAAMQMAEVVAEKVQDAGIDGVHVRVRGPGGNQQSNPGPGAQATIRALARAGLEIGRIEDVTPVPHDGTRSPKNAGF
- a CDS encoding 30S ribosomal protein S9, with the translated sequence MVTNTSGKKKTAVARATVSDGSGRVRINSKPVELVDPEQAQLKMLEPFRIADEDLRDEVDVDVNVSGGGFSGQADAVRTAIARGLVEHTNDAELRDAFMSFDRSLLVNDVRQSEPKKWGGPGARARYQKSYR
- a CDS encoding 30S ribosomal protein S13 codes for the protein MSAEEPQADEEDEDLQYFVRIGQTDLDGTQSVERALTDMNGIGRRVARIIAEKADVDRRDTIGALDEDKIDEIVELVEGYADEVPEWLTNHQNDFFSGETTHEIGNELQMTRRQDINRMKMIESYRGIRHKRGQKVRGQRTKSTGRTEGTIGVNVEAIKEEQAEEAAGEEE
- the eno gene encoding phosphopyruvate hydratase; amino-acid sequence: MTLITEVRLRRILDSRGNPTVEAEVRTESGGFGRGAAPSGASTGEYEAIERPAEEAIAAARELAVPRLEGQVYAGDQRGVDQALRGADGTEDFSEIGANSAVAISMAAAKAAADVLGAPLYQHLGGAFRGRDFPTPLGNVIGGGEHAADATHIQEFLAAPVGAPSVADAVFANAEVHGEVHDILTERDLPAGKGDEGAWAPSIDDAEAFEIMEEAVDTVEDKVGFDIAFGLDVAGAELYDAEEGIYRYGDKTRTPDEQVDYIADLVEEYGLVYVEDPLDENDYDGFAELTDRVGDRTLICGDDLFVTNTERLADGIEVGAANSILIKPNQIGTLTDAFDAIELAVRNGYDPVVSHRSGETEDTTIAHLAVATDAPFIKTGAVGGERTAKLNELIRIEANA
- a CDS encoding Mrp/NBP35 family ATP-binding protein, with translation MDEDEILDRLSTVEDPELGDDIVSLGLVNDVRIDGDTIHIDLALGAPYSPTETEIAGAVREALADTGLEIDLSASIDTGLSSDEQVLPGVENVIAVASGKGGVGKSTVAVNLAAGLSQMGARVGLFDADIYGPNVPRMVDADQRPKATHDETIVPPEKFGMKLMSMDFLVGEDDPVIWRGPMVHKVLTQLWEDVEWGSLDYMIVDLPPGTGDTQLTLLQSVPVSGAVIVTTPQEVALDDARKGLRMFGKHDTPVLGIVENMSGFICPDCGSEHDIFGKGGGEEFAEDVDMPFLGRIPLDPSVREGGDEGGPIVLNDEDETGEAFRNVARETSRMQGIVRRRKIGDNR
- a CDS encoding 50S ribosomal protein L18e, which encodes MSSKTNPRLSSLIADLKSTARNGGGEVWNDVAERLEKPRSTHAEVNLGRIERYAREDETVIVPGKVLGSGALRKEVTVAAVDFSSTAETKIDQVGDAIELEQALENNPDGSNVRVIR
- a CDS encoding DNA-directed RNA polymerase subunit N produces the protein MMVPVRCFTCGKVVGEHWEEFKARAREGDEDPAEVLDELGVDRACCRRMLVSHKDLVDIVSPYQ
- a CDS encoding 30S ribosomal protein S4, with amino-acid sequence MALGSNTKFYETPNHPFQGERIAEEADLVTQYGLSNKEELWRAQSELRDYRREARRLLGEAQGDAEEAAEAGSDFLARLKRIGVLDEGDSLDDILSLDVTDILERRLQTVAYRKGVGNTAKQARQFINHGHVTVEGARVTAPSYKVDVAIEDDIEFDETSPLADELHPERAEGQ
- the moaA gene encoding GTP 3',8-cyclase MoaA; the protein is MLEDGFGREVTGVRISLTDRCNFDCVYCHNEGLGDTRGPMEPADDEMPTDDVVRFLEVAAEFDVDSVKFTGGEPMLRDDLEEIVRRTPDSMETSLTTNGTFLPDRADALVDAGLERVNISQDALSPKAFREVTKSAAYDDVMEGIDAALDAGLDPVKLNMVVFEKTAGYVPEMVDHVAENDGLQLQLIEYMPELAGRPEWAVDIERVHGWLADQADRIEQREMHGRNRYWVSPDDSEETATGMVEIVDPVGNADFCANCHRVRVTHEGYLKGCLNRNDDLKSMGEMTKPEIREAFRDTVDERVPYYGEYMVQDDDGEWVFNEEYIGA
- a CDS encoding DNA-directed RNA polymerase subunit K, whose product is MRGTNRYEKARILGARALQVSYGAPVLIETDQTEPILVAAEEYDADVLPFTVRRGEE